A single genomic interval of Rosistilla ulvae harbors:
- a CDS encoding class I SAM-dependent methyltransferase, giving the protein MVLGKTAGQAACRVCSSAGLELISTRDRRRQALETVVCTSCGLVQHAQIPTSEELAEFYSSQYRIDYNGEATPSNRRVYREWRRGRERFDALRPFIEPGDQVFEVGSGIGCNLRQFENFGCSVSGIEPGEGFCQYSRQQLGVNVRCAFLEDLADEARQDQSLVLLVHVLEHLPDPIDALRQIRQLMRPDGHLFVEVPDFGRPHAAPNRLFHYGHIYNFTEISLRNVAHKAGFRTQPVSLKSRHLPNLAMVLTPEPDAEKVPVVNGYRLAVDAYRRYSPLEYHLRPAKLRTAIGKAIGHFDEFLFASSQVARLRADRPALGTASPGNNPSPQSAMPSAVCTSG; this is encoded by the coding sequence ATGGTTCTTGGGAAAACAGCAGGCCAAGCCGCTTGCCGCGTCTGTAGTTCCGCTGGGCTGGAGCTGATTTCGACCCGCGATCGCCGTCGCCAGGCGTTGGAAACCGTCGTCTGCACCAGTTGCGGGCTCGTTCAGCACGCGCAAATCCCTACCAGCGAAGAGCTTGCGGAATTTTATAGCTCCCAGTACCGAATCGACTACAACGGCGAAGCGACTCCCAGCAACCGCCGCGTCTATCGCGAATGGCGTCGCGGACGCGAGCGTTTCGACGCTCTGAGACCCTTTATCGAACCGGGAGACCAAGTTTTTGAGGTCGGTTCGGGAATCGGTTGCAATTTACGGCAGTTTGAAAATTTTGGCTGTTCGGTCAGCGGAATCGAGCCGGGCGAAGGGTTCTGCCAATATTCTCGGCAGCAACTGGGCGTGAACGTTCGCTGTGCCTTCCTCGAAGATTTGGCGGACGAAGCGCGGCAGGATCAATCGCTGGTCCTGTTAGTGCATGTCCTGGAACATCTGCCCGACCCAATCGACGCGCTACGGCAGATCCGGCAACTGATGCGTCCCGATGGCCATCTGTTTGTGGAAGTCCCCGATTTCGGCCGACCGCACGCCGCCCCGAATCGTCTCTTTCACTACGGACATATCTATAACTTCACCGAGATCTCGCTCCGCAACGTGGCGCACAAAGCGGGCTTTCGGACCCAGCCGGTTTCGCTGAAGAGCAGGCATTTGCCGAATCTGGCGATGGTTTTGACTCCCGAACCCGATGCGGAGAAGGTTCCGGTAGTCAACGGCTATCGGCTGGCTGTCGACGCGTATCGTCGCTATTCGCCGCTGGAGTACCACTTGAGGCCAGCCAAATTGCGGACGGCGATCGGCAAAGCGATCGGTCACTTCGACGAATTTTTGTTTGCATCGAGCCAGGTGGCCCGGCTGCGCGCCGACCGGCCTGCATTGGGTACCGCTAGCCCGGGCAACAACCCGTCGCCGCAATCCGCCATGCCGAGTGCTGTTTGCACCTCGGGCTAG
- the pyrH gene encoding UMP kinase — MTTKAAHSELRYKRVVLKLSGESLAHSGERGISMEEVGDISAQIKQATQSGCQVAVVIGGGNILRGAQFSGRSSLINESTAHYMGMLATVMNSLSLQDALEQIGCPTRVMSSIRMDGVCETFVRRRAIRHMEKGRVIILAAGIGRPFVTTDTAAAQRALELEADVVLKATRVDGVYSEDPEKNPHALLYDRLSFKDVIERNLRVMDATAIAMCREHSLPILVFNFKKDGNIVRAVSGENIGTRIEESAG, encoded by the coding sequence ATGACCACCAAAGCTGCCCATTCCGAACTCCGATACAAACGCGTCGTCCTTAAGCTCAGCGGCGAGAGCCTTGCTCATTCGGGCGAACGCGGAATCAGCATGGAAGAAGTCGGCGACATCTCGGCGCAGATCAAACAGGCGACGCAGAGTGGATGCCAAGTCGCCGTGGTGATCGGTGGCGGCAACATCTTGCGTGGCGCTCAATTTTCCGGACGCAGCAGCCTGATCAACGAATCGACCGCGCACTACATGGGGATGCTGGCCACGGTGATGAATTCGCTGTCGCTGCAAGACGCGCTGGAACAGATCGGTTGCCCAACTCGCGTGATGTCTTCGATCCGCATGGACGGCGTTTGCGAAACCTTCGTCCGCCGCCGCGCGATCCGTCACATGGAAAAGGGACGCGTGATCATCCTAGCCGCTGGCATCGGGCGACCGTTTGTCACCACCGACACCGCCGCGGCGCAGCGAGCGCTGGAACTGGAAGCCGACGTGGTCTTGAAAGCGACTCGCGTCGACGGCGTCTACAGCGAAGACCCAGAGAAAAACCCGCACGCGCTGCTCTATGATCGGTTGAGCTTCAAAGACGTCATCGAACGCAATCTACGCGTGATGGACGCCACTGCGATCGCGATGTGCCGCGAACATTCGCTGCCGATCCTGGTCTTCAATTTCAAGAAAGATGGCAACATCGTCCGCGCCGTCTCCGGCGAAAACATCGGCACGCGGATCGAAGAATCGGCGGGCTGA
- a CDS encoding ATP-grasp domain-containing protein, with protein sequence MPRCAFLTIANQDGWLIDDHLVHEPLRQLGWEVVDLAWDAFDVVVIRSTWDYQYALDRFLAVLEQIDESKATLCNSLATVRWNADKCYLFDLQRRGIETVPTQHVLSPTPADIQNSLVRFGAPQVVIKPTVGAGSVDTFRITPATSREDLASHCETLAGRSCFIQPFMDGITAEGEFSLIYIDGLLSHTVLKTVRDGDFRVQSQHGGGVVPIPEPEAALVAAADRVIAALGEVPLYARVDLVRTQTESFALMELELIEPRLYFEFAEHSPQMFANAIARRSTQNSGGC encoded by the coding sequence ATGCCGAGATGTGCCTTTCTTACGATTGCTAACCAAGACGGCTGGCTGATCGACGACCATTTGGTCCATGAGCCTTTACGACAACTGGGATGGGAGGTTGTCGATTTGGCCTGGGATGCGTTTGATGTCGTGGTGATCCGCAGCACCTGGGATTATCAATACGCGCTGGATCGGTTCCTGGCCGTTCTCGAGCAAATCGATGAATCCAAGGCGACGCTCTGTAATTCACTCGCAACCGTTCGTTGGAATGCGGATAAGTGCTATCTGTTCGACCTGCAACGCCGCGGAATCGAAACCGTTCCGACCCAGCATGTCCTGTCTCCGACACCGGCTGACATCCAGAACTCGCTGGTTCGATTTGGCGCTCCGCAGGTCGTGATCAAGCCGACCGTTGGCGCGGGTTCGGTCGACACCTTCCGCATCACGCCCGCGACTTCGCGGGAGGATCTTGCGAGCCACTGCGAGACGCTTGCCGGCAGGTCTTGTTTTATCCAGCCGTTTATGGATGGGATCACTGCGGAAGGGGAGTTCTCGCTGATCTACATCGATGGGCTATTGAGCCACACGGTTTTGAAGACAGTTCGCGACGGCGACTTCCGGGTTCAGTCCCAGCACGGCGGGGGAGTGGTGCCTATACCAGAACCGGAAGCGGCACTGGTGGCGGCCGCCGATCGAGTGATCGCGGCTCTGGGTGAGGTTCCGCTGTACGCCCGCGTCGATCTCGTTCGAACGCAAACAGAATCGTTTGCGTTGATGGAACTCGAGCTGATCGAGCCGCGACTCTATTTTGAGTTCGCCGAACATTCGCCGCAAATGTTTGCCAACGCAATCGCGCGCCGAAGCACACAAAATTCAGGCGGTTGTTAG
- the tsf gene encoding translation elongation factor Ts, translating into MTQVSAAAVKAFRVRTGLPLMDCKNALQEAGGDEEKAFELLRKKGKDMLDKRADRETAFGRFGMYLGLDKSTGAMVELLCESAPVTTNEGFVQLANDLAQQLAAGPGASTPEELLAQPSPSDPSKTLGDQKDELFNRIREVFNVGRMVRIDGSCGGYQHNAGTVAGVLVAAEGSNDDIAKDVAMHIAAMRPSALSVEELDAEEVSKEREVLRAAAIAEGKPEAIVDKMVEGRMRNYYAERVLLEQSFVKEESQTVGEYAKANGLTVKGYTHWILGDA; encoded by the coding sequence ATGACGCAGGTTTCCGCAGCAGCGGTTAAGGCATTCCGCGTTCGAACCGGCCTTCCATTGATGGACTGCAAGAACGCGTTGCAAGAAGCGGGTGGCGACGAAGAAAAAGCATTCGAACTGCTCCGCAAAAAGGGCAAGGACATGCTCGACAAACGCGCCGACCGCGAGACCGCGTTTGGTCGTTTCGGAATGTACCTGGGCTTGGATAAATCGACCGGAGCGATGGTCGAACTGCTGTGCGAAAGCGCACCGGTTACCACCAACGAAGGCTTCGTTCAATTGGCCAACGATCTGGCACAACAATTGGCGGCCGGCCCCGGTGCCAGCACTCCCGAAGAACTGCTCGCCCAACCTTCGCCCTCGGACCCCAGCAAGACTCTGGGCGACCAAAAGGACGAACTGTTCAACCGCATCCGCGAAGTCTTCAACGTCGGCCGTATGGTCCGCATCGATGGCTCTTGCGGTGGATACCAACACAACGCCGGTACCGTCGCAGGCGTCCTGGTTGCCGCTGAAGGCAGCAACGATGACATCGCCAAAGATGTCGCGATGCACATCGCCGCGATGCGTCCTTCGGCGCTCAGCGTCGAAGAATTGGACGCCGAAGAGGTCAGCAAGGAACGCGAAGTTCTGCGTGCCGCTGCGATTGCCGAAGGCAAGCCCGAAGCGATCGTCGACAAGATGGTCGAAGGTCGGATGCGAAACTACTACGCCGAACGCGTTCTGCTGGAACAATCGTTCGTCAAAGAAGAATCGCAAACCGTTGGCGAATACGCAAAAGCAAACGGCCTGACCGTCAAGGGCTACACCCACTGGATCCTTGGCGACGCTTAA
- the rpsB gene encoding 30S ribosomal protein S2, with product MSNSIVKDMIEAGVHFGHRTSLWNPKMAPYIFGRKNQVHILDIRETLRGMLRAKKYLSQVAAGGSLILFVGTKRQAGEAIEKESLRCGMPFVSERWLGGTLTNFRTIRSRLTRLEELEKLRDNDQMDMYSKKMQSSLNREHRKMYRNLNGLRTMNRIPECLVIIDPGKERNAIREAKRLGITTIALIDSDSDPDLVDLPIPGNDDGIRSIELIVRQLADAVREGKGESASEEKDSAPAPAVETMAPAPSTT from the coding sequence ATGTCGAATTCAATCGTCAAGGACATGATCGAAGCGGGCGTTCACTTTGGACACCGTACCAGCCTGTGGAATCCCAAGATGGCTCCGTACATCTTTGGACGTAAAAACCAGGTTCACATCCTCGACATCCGCGAAACATTGCGTGGCATGTTGCGTGCCAAGAAGTACCTTTCGCAAGTCGCCGCTGGCGGCAGCTTGATCCTGTTTGTTGGAACCAAGCGCCAAGCGGGCGAAGCGATCGAAAAGGAATCGCTGCGTTGCGGCATGCCTTTCGTTTCGGAGCGTTGGTTGGGCGGAACGTTGACCAACTTCCGTACCATTCGTAGCCGCCTGACTCGTCTCGAAGAACTCGAGAAGCTGCGCGACAACGACCAAATGGACATGTACAGCAAGAAGATGCAATCATCGCTCAACCGCGAGCATCGCAAGATGTACCGCAACCTGAACGGTTTGCGCACGATGAACCGCATTCCCGAATGCTTGGTAATCATCGATCCAGGCAAGGAACGCAACGCGATCCGCGAAGCGAAGCGATTGGGTATCACCACGATCGCATTGATCGATTCGGACAGCGATCCCGATTTGGTCGATCTGCCAATCCCAGGCAACGACGACGGTATCCGTTCGATCGAATTGATCGTTCGCCAATTGGCCGACGCCGTCCGCGAAGGCAAGGGCGAAAGCGCTAGCGAAGAGAAGGACAGCGCTCCGGCACCGGCTGTAGAAACAATGGCACCAGCTCCATCGACAACTTAG
- a CDS encoding PVC-type heme-binding CxxCH protein produces MASADTVLRAGAASVDISPRAFPAIRNGGFLSASDTRVADPLHARCLVLSDGSETIAITIVDSCMFPTDICDAIKSSVAKQIDLPSNRILISATHTHSAPSVMAYCLGAGRDEAYAEFVVPRVAEAIVSAHGKLQPAKIGWTAVEANEQTNCRRWITRSDRMRTDPFGQQTVRAMMHPGYMSRDYVCPAGPIDPQLSLLSVVAAADDAPLCLLANYSMHYFGQGAGFSADYFGEVAGLLESGIAANADHAPRNFVGIMSQGTSGDLHWMDYGMPQRGVDRTDYAKSLADTALKAWKQIQHRSDLTIAMAESRMKLGRRVPDAQRLAWAKPINEQRGDASPKNRTEVYAQQATWIHENQETEVVLQAVRIGDLGITALPNEVYGITGLKLKQQSPLASTFNLELANGAEGYIPPPEQHRLGGYTTWPARTAGLEVEAEPKIVERVLSLLESVAGKPRRTLVDPPNAFSQAMLKAHPTAYWRLGDMVVDQAVDATGNHPAQFDGGVALYLEGPDLQETPATTSQESTNRCVYFAGGSMQASVANLPANYSLSMWFWNGLPAGSEHPLATLFARGTGEAQESLSIVSTQDGLPVLAVRRGVAEQKGFEQHLGSTPLATKAWHHVTVIRDGEDVKIYLDGNAKPELQASLRSAGPAAAGFSFGNFDGKLDEIALFDRVLTADEAQAHFVATGTQPVAETKTESSQERKPTPAEASLEKIHVREGFEVQLVASEPLVKDPVAIDWGLDGKLWVVEMADYPLGMDGAGAPGGRIRVLEDQDGDGHYDSSTLFAEGLRFPNGLLVWGDGVLVTAAPEILYLEDSTGDGKADIRRSLYSGFLEGNQQLRVNGLRWGLDNWIHCASGSHHSGYGKGNQITSVLTGQPHQIGSRDFRIRPDNGDIDPQSGPSQYGRNRDDWGNWFGVQNSLPLWHYVLADQDIRRNPYFAPPNPKRQVVTPSNPPVYPAAQLQKRFHSFDQSGRFTSACSAIIYRDDVLFPRVDNQQHAFTCEPFHNLVQHNIISDDGVSFDFRRDPAESEFDFFASQDRWCRPVMARTGPDGALWIVDMYRYMIEHPHWLPQNGKDELRPYYRLGENQGRIYRVVPVGKPLTAPRIATSTAGLISALKSSNGWQRDAAQQNLVRSKDAAAVPQIQSLATSGDTPMQRLQALCTLDGMQALDTEILQAALGDPHAGVRRQAVRLAAEHTVDIKRLKPLVNDPSAKVRLQLAATLGAYDDPMAARLLAQLAVDSADDTYILANVMSSLNQRNIAEVLTATIASSSDVATSTEPQRRLQQQLFGQVAALGDAAAVGQVVSQICDRADGPPKPWQLSGLADLLDGLAKRKFPLTQLTADQQQLIDQSIAQARDSVSATSEQLTPLTAASLRLLLRQPDVYADDMKLLSNLLVPQSAVELQLAVVDRLAIRNDQQVANVMLAGWQSYGPSMRARVLDVLASRTLWSKVLLTSVAAEQVSSGEISPSMRERLLATKDKSLRTAWTKAFTASTSPDRKQVIEQYQAALTLTGDIERGRKVFATSCAACHKFDNVGHSVGPDLASITDKRPATLLANIIDPSAEVEARYLTYTVLTVDGRVHNGLLATETGSSITLLSNEGKSQTILRTEIEELRASNKSLMPEGLEKDLSPQAVADLLALLTAKPEASK; encoded by the coding sequence TTGGCTTCTGCTGACACCGTCCTGCGAGCCGGGGCTGCGTCCGTAGACATTTCGCCTCGCGCGTTTCCCGCCATCCGCAATGGAGGGTTCCTGTCGGCCTCCGACACGCGAGTCGCCGATCCATTGCACGCGCGGTGTTTAGTATTGTCCGATGGCAGCGAAACGATCGCGATCACCATTGTTGATTCGTGCATGTTTCCCACCGACATCTGCGATGCGATCAAATCGAGCGTGGCGAAACAAATTGACCTGCCCTCCAATCGGATCCTTATCAGTGCCACCCACACGCATTCCGCTCCCTCGGTAATGGCGTATTGCCTGGGCGCCGGTCGCGATGAAGCCTACGCCGAATTCGTCGTGCCGCGCGTCGCGGAAGCCATCGTTTCGGCGCATGGAAAGTTGCAGCCGGCAAAGATTGGTTGGACCGCTGTGGAGGCCAACGAGCAAACCAATTGCCGGCGTTGGATCACCCGCAGCGACCGCATGAGGACGGATCCCTTTGGCCAACAAACGGTTCGGGCCATGATGCACCCCGGCTATATGAGCCGCGATTATGTTTGTCCCGCCGGTCCGATCGATCCGCAACTGTCATTGCTCAGTGTGGTGGCTGCCGCGGATGACGCTCCGCTGTGCTTGCTGGCGAATTATTCGATGCACTACTTCGGACAAGGTGCCGGCTTTTCCGCCGACTACTTTGGCGAAGTCGCGGGCTTGCTGGAATCGGGGATCGCGGCGAACGCGGACCACGCGCCTCGCAACTTCGTGGGCATTATGTCGCAAGGGACCAGCGGCGATCTCCACTGGATGGACTATGGCATGCCACAGCGAGGTGTGGATCGAACCGACTATGCGAAGTCGCTAGCTGATACAGCCCTGAAGGCTTGGAAACAGATCCAACATCGATCCGATCTGACGATCGCCATGGCCGAATCCCGCATGAAGCTGGGAAGACGCGTTCCCGACGCCCAGCGACTCGCCTGGGCCAAACCGATCAACGAGCAACGCGGCGATGCGTCTCCCAAAAACCGGACGGAGGTTTACGCTCAGCAAGCGACGTGGATTCACGAAAACCAGGAAACCGAAGTCGTTCTGCAAGCCGTGCGGATCGGCGACTTGGGGATCACCGCGCTGCCCAACGAGGTCTATGGAATCACCGGCTTGAAACTGAAACAACAGAGCCCGCTGGCGAGCACCTTTAATCTGGAGCTAGCCAATGGGGCCGAAGGTTACATTCCGCCCCCCGAACAGCATCGTCTGGGCGGCTACACCACTTGGCCGGCGCGGACAGCGGGGCTGGAAGTCGAAGCGGAACCGAAGATCGTCGAACGTGTTTTATCGTTGTTGGAATCCGTGGCGGGAAAACCGCGTCGAACACTGGTCGATCCGCCCAATGCGTTTTCCCAAGCGATGTTGAAAGCCCATCCGACGGCGTACTGGCGACTTGGCGACATGGTCGTTGACCAGGCTGTCGACGCGACCGGAAACCACCCGGCGCAGTTCGACGGTGGCGTGGCCCTTTATCTAGAAGGTCCCGACCTGCAGGAGACCCCTGCAACAACGTCGCAGGAATCGACCAACCGCTGCGTCTATTTTGCTGGCGGTTCGATGCAGGCAAGCGTTGCAAATCTGCCGGCCAACTACAGCCTGTCGATGTGGTTCTGGAACGGGTTGCCCGCTGGCAGTGAACATCCGTTGGCAACTTTGTTCGCCCGTGGAACTGGTGAAGCACAAGAGTCGTTGTCGATTGTCAGCACGCAAGACGGTCTGCCCGTGTTGGCGGTTCGCCGCGGAGTTGCCGAACAGAAAGGATTCGAACAACACTTGGGATCGACGCCCCTGGCTACGAAGGCGTGGCACCACGTGACTGTGATCCGCGATGGGGAGGATGTGAAAATCTATTTAGACGGCAACGCTAAACCGGAACTGCAGGCTTCGCTCCGTTCGGCCGGCCCAGCGGCAGCAGGGTTTTCGTTTGGCAACTTCGATGGCAAGCTGGACGAAATCGCCTTGTTCGATCGTGTTCTGACTGCCGACGAAGCTCAAGCTCACTTTGTCGCCACTGGCACGCAACCCGTTGCCGAAACGAAAACGGAATCATCGCAAGAACGCAAGCCGACACCGGCCGAAGCCTCTCTGGAAAAGATTCACGTTCGCGAGGGGTTCGAAGTCCAGTTGGTCGCTAGTGAACCGCTAGTGAAAGACCCTGTCGCCATCGACTGGGGACTCGACGGCAAATTATGGGTCGTTGAAATGGCCGACTATCCGCTGGGGATGGACGGGGCCGGCGCACCGGGAGGCCGCATCCGAGTGCTCGAAGACCAAGACGGTGATGGCCACTATGATTCGTCGACGCTGTTTGCCGAAGGGCTTCGTTTCCCCAATGGGCTTCTCGTCTGGGGAGATGGTGTTCTGGTAACCGCCGCGCCCGAGATCTTGTATTTGGAAGACAGTACCGGCGATGGCAAAGCCGACATCCGCCGCAGTCTGTACAGCGGGTTCCTAGAGGGTAACCAACAGTTGCGCGTCAACGGTCTGCGTTGGGGGCTCGACAACTGGATTCACTGTGCCAGCGGCAGCCACCACTCGGGATACGGGAAAGGCAATCAGATTACCTCCGTACTGACGGGCCAGCCGCACCAAATCGGCAGTCGCGATTTTCGCATCCGCCCCGATAACGGCGACATCGACCCGCAGAGTGGCCCGTCGCAATACGGCCGCAATCGCGACGACTGGGGCAACTGGTTTGGCGTACAGAATAGTCTTCCGCTGTGGCACTACGTCTTGGCCGATCAAGACATTCGCCGCAACCCATACTTCGCACCGCCCAATCCCAAGCGGCAGGTGGTGACGCCCAGCAATCCGCCCGTTTACCCTGCCGCGCAGCTGCAAAAAAGATTCCACAGCTTCGACCAATCGGGCCGCTTTACATCGGCATGTTCAGCGATCATCTATCGCGACGACGTCTTATTTCCGCGTGTCGACAACCAACAACATGCGTTCACATGTGAACCGTTCCATAACCTTGTCCAGCACAATATCATCAGCGACGACGGAGTCAGTTTTGACTTTCGCCGCGATCCGGCAGAATCGGAATTCGATTTCTTTGCCAGCCAAGACCGTTGGTGCCGCCCCGTGATGGCTCGCACCGGCCCCGACGGAGCTCTTTGGATCGTGGACATGTATCGTTACATGATCGAACATCCACATTGGCTGCCCCAAAACGGAAAGGACGAGCTGCGACCGTATTATCGGCTTGGCGAAAACCAAGGCCGGATCTATCGCGTCGTCCCTGTGGGCAAGCCGCTCACGGCACCCCGGATCGCCACTTCGACAGCCGGATTGATCAGCGCTCTGAAAAGTTCCAACGGTTGGCAACGCGATGCGGCACAGCAAAATTTGGTTCGCAGCAAAGATGCTGCCGCCGTTCCACAGATCCAGTCGCTGGCAACGTCGGGCGATACGCCGATGCAGCGGTTGCAAGCACTCTGCACGCTCGACGGCATGCAAGCACTCGATACCGAGATTTTGCAAGCCGCATTGGGAGACCCGCATGCCGGAGTTCGTCGGCAGGCGGTACGGCTGGCGGCTGAGCACACGGTCGACATCAAGCGGTTGAAGCCACTTGTGAATGACCCCAGCGCCAAGGTGCGACTGCAATTGGCCGCGACGCTGGGTGCCTACGATGATCCGATGGCCGCGCGATTGCTGGCTCAATTGGCTGTTGATTCAGCGGATGACACATACATTCTGGCTAACGTGATGAGCTCGTTGAACCAACGCAACATCGCCGAGGTGCTGACGGCTACGATTGCGAGTTCGTCCGACGTGGCGACCTCGACAGAACCTCAGCGCCGCTTGCAGCAACAGTTGTTCGGTCAGGTTGCGGCGCTCGGCGATGCGGCAGCCGTCGGTCAGGTCGTTAGCCAGATCTGCGATCGTGCGGACGGCCCGCCCAAGCCGTGGCAACTTTCCGGACTGGCAGATCTGCTGGACGGGCTTGCGAAGCGCAAATTTCCGCTCACTCAGCTGACCGCGGATCAGCAACAGTTGATCGACCAATCGATCGCACAGGCCCGAGACTCCGTTTCCGCGACCTCCGAACAATTGACGCCGCTGACCGCGGCTTCGCTGCGACTGTTGTTGCGACAGCCCGATGTGTACGCAGACGATATGAAGCTGTTGTCCAATCTGTTGGTACCCCAGTCGGCGGTCGAGCTGCAATTAGCGGTCGTCGATCGTTTGGCGATTCGGAACGATCAGCAAGTCGCCAACGTGATGTTAGCGGGTTGGCAATCGTATGGTCCGTCGATGCGAGCGCGCGTGCTGGATGTTCTGGCGAGTCGCACGCTGTGGAGCAAAGTGCTGCTAACAAGCGTCGCCGCGGAACAGGTTTCCAGTGGCGAAATCAGCCCCTCGATGCGAGAGCGTCTTCTGGCCACCAAGGACAAATCGCTGCGTACCGCTTGGACCAAAGCCTTCACGGCGTCGACCAGCCCCGATCGCAAACAGGTTATCGAGCAATACCAAGCGGCGTTGACATTGACCGGTGATATTGAGCGAGGACGAAAAGTGTTTGCGACCAGCTGTGCTGCCTGCCACAAGTTTGACAATGTCGGACACAGCGTGGGCCCCGACTTGGCATCGATTACCGACAAAAGGCCGGCCACCTTGCTGGCCAACATCATCGACCCCAGCGCCGAAGTCGAGGCCCGCTACTTGACCTATACCGTCCTCACGGTCGATGGTCGCGTGCACAACGGATTGTTGGCCACCGAAACCGGCAGCAGTATCACCCTGCTATCCAACGAAGGCAAAAGCCAAACGATTCTGCGAACGGAGATTGAGGAATTGCGAGCATCAAACAAATCCTTGATGCCCGAGGGGCTAGAAAAAGACCTCTCGCCGCAAGCGGTCGCCGACCTGCTCGCCTTGCTAACCGCGAAACCGGAAGCCAGCAAATAA
- a CDS encoding polysaccharide lyase — protein MSDSLIEIASVDVSSRDCLQRIDDADTQYLGLRLFPGQPKLHGGIRSEVSVDYPFRPGDRIRYRWRFKIPHDFQTDAPENRWWVIGQWHDQPNPAEGQTWANFPTHSPPVSLTLGELDGQIMIGLSYGCTDDSGEQQVIGPAPITRGQWHTIESQIDWSQDSTGRIQVYLDGVVEPIFSAAGPNMNNGYQHYLKFGMYRHPEIASDNWIYVDDLEIQKLN, from the coding sequence ATGTCCGATTCACTGATCGAAATCGCCAGCGTTGATGTTTCGAGCCGAGACTGCCTGCAGCGGATCGATGACGCAGACACCCAGTATCTAGGACTGCGACTCTTCCCCGGCCAACCCAAGTTGCACGGCGGCATCCGATCGGAAGTCAGCGTCGACTATCCCTTCCGCCCCGGCGACCGCATTCGTTATCGTTGGCGTTTTAAGATCCCCCACGATTTCCAAACCGATGCGCCCGAAAACCGATGGTGGGTCATCGGCCAATGGCACGATCAACCGAACCCTGCAGAAGGCCAAACGTGGGCCAATTTCCCCACGCACAGTCCTCCGGTTTCGCTGACTCTTGGTGAATTGGACGGCCAAATAATGATCGGCCTCAGCTATGGTTGCACCGATGACAGCGGCGAGCAGCAAGTGATCGGCCCCGCCCCCATCACGCGTGGCCAATGGCATACGATCGAATCGCAAATCGATTGGTCGCAAGATTCGACGGGAAGGATTCAGGTGTATCTTGATGGGGTGGTCGAGCCCATTTTTTCCGCCGCGGGGCCGAACATGAACAACGGCTACCAACACTATTTAAAGTTCGGCATGTATCGTCATCCAGAGATTGCCAGCGACAATTGGATCTACGTCGACGATCTAGAAATCCAAAAGCTGAATTGA